The genomic window GCGATCCCGTCCCACGGGGGCACCGAACGGATCGCCACGCTGAACGACCACCTCGACTCGCTTCCGAGAGCGGCCGAACGGTCCTGCCTACTGGTCCGAATGGATTAGCCACTTCTGCATTGACAAGACAGAAGTTGGCACATGTCGACCTTAGATGTTTACGCCGCCACCAGAAGTGATTAACGTCCCAACCGCAAATCCTCGGCACTGACAGGACGTCGGAGAGCGGCCGGACCTGTGGTGGCGAGCTGAGGAACGCACGCTTGGCGGAGCGCGCGTTTCCAGACAAGCACTGAGGGCGAAGTGGACTGGGGCGCATGTCGTGAGACCCGAGCAGAGGCAGGCCGACGGAAATCCGGTGACCGGGCGACGACACCCCGAGAAACCGGCTCCGCCCCCACGCGCCGGCGCTCACCCCGACCGGGTACGGCGGCACTCCCTGTCCCCGCGCAGGCCCTGGGAATCCCGAATGGAGAACCATGACTGACCACCACGCTCAGGAAGGCTTGTCCGGCAGGAACTTCTCACGCCGCACGATGCTCACGGCAGCAGCGATGGGCGCGGTGGCGCCGGTCGTCGCGCCCGCTGTCGTGGCCGGAGCCGCGCCCGCGGCGTCCGCCAAGGCGCGCGACGACTCCTCCGGCGGCACGCTGCGGCGGATCACGATGTACGCCGAGGAACTGCCCGGCGGCCTGATCGGCTACGGCCTCGCTCCCGGTGGAGCCACCGTGCCGGGCCCGATCCTGGAGATCTGGGAAGGCGACACCCTCGAGATCGAACTGATCAACAACACCGACCGGCAACTGTCGATCCACCCGCACGGGGTGGACTACAGCGTCGACTCCGACGGGTCGCCGCTGAACGACTCCTTCAACCGGCCCGGCGAACGACGCTTCTACACCTGGCGCACCCGCGCCCCGTTCCAGGCCAAGGGGGGCACCTGGATGCCCGGCAGCGCGGGCTACTGGCACTACCACGACCACGCCATGGGCACCCCGCACGGCACCGAGGGCCTGCGCAAGGGGTTGTACGGCGCGCTGATCGTCCGGCGGCAGGGCGATGTGTTGCCCGACCGGCAGCACACCGTGGTGTTCAACGATATGAGCATCAACAACAAGATCGCCCCGAACGCGCCGATGTTCGAGGCCCGGCTCGGCGAGCGGGTCGAGTTCATCGCGATCGGTCACGGCGACCAGTTCCACACCTTCCACATCCATGCGCACCGCTGGGTCGACAACCGCACCGGCATGCTCACCGGACCGGACGATCCCACCCCCTCGATCGACAACAAGGACCTCAACCCCGGCTGTTCCTTCGGGTTCCAGTTGATCGCCGGCGAGGGGGTCGGCCCGGGCGCCTGGATGTACCACTGCCACGTCCAGTTCCATTCCGACCAGGGCATGGCGGGCATCTTCCTGGTGCGTAACGAGGACGGCAGCATGCCGCCCGGCGCGCAGGAGGCCATCGACCGCCACCACGGGCACGGAACCGATCACTAGTCCCCACCGGACGAGGAGAAGGAGCAAGCATGGCACGAAGAGGGCTGTTCCGCCCACCTCGCCGCACCGCGGCACGCCCGGCCCCGTGGCGGCGCGCGCTGGTGCTGGCGACGAGCGCGACGCTGGCGCTCGGGTTGTCCACGACGCCCGCCTCCGGGCAGCCGGACACGCCTGGCAACCCCGCCCAGGGTGACGCCGCGGCCACCGGGGTGAACGTGCTGGTCTTCCACGGCACGGCCGCCGAGCAGAGCGACCCGGTCGAGGAGGCCACCGATGCCGTGCGGGAACTGGGCGCGGCGAACGGGTTCACCGTGGACGAGTCAACCGATCCCACCGACTTCACTCGGCAGAACCTGCGCAAGTACCGCGGCGTGGTGTTCCTCTCCGCCCACGAGACCGCACTGGACACCGCGCAGGAATCCGCGCTGCGGCGCTACATCCAGGGCGGCGGCGGGTTCCTCGGTGTGCGGGACGCCGCGCGGGCGCAGGAACGTTCCGAATGGTTCACCGGCCTGATCGGCAGCCGCCCTGTCGGCAATCTCCCGGACCCCGAGGAGGTCGCCGAGATCGCCGCGAGCGCTGAGAACCCGCCGAACGAGGTGGCGAGCAAGCTGGTCGACGGGGACACCGACAGCAAGTGGCTGGCCTTCGACGCGGCCGCGACGATCACCCTGCGCCTCGCCGAGGCCGCCGAGGTGAACAGCTACGCGCTCACCTCGGCCAACGACTTCGCCGGCAGGGACCCCAAGAACTGGACGCTGCAGGGTTCCACGGACGGGCAGGACTGGACCGACCTCGACTCCCGCACCGACGAGGACTTCCCCGACCGGTTCCAGACCAAGGAGTACAGCCTCGACAACACCGAGGCCTACCAGCGTTACCGGCTGAACATCACCGCCAACAGCGGGGAGTCGGCGACCCAGCTCGCCGAGCTGCAACTGTTCAGCGGGGACGGGCAGACCGAACCGCCGCCCGAGGCGCAGCCGCAGGAGGCCACGGTCAGCGTGGTGGACCGGCAACACCCCGCGAACGAGGACCTGCCACTGACCTGGAACCGCACGGACAAGTGGCTCAACTGGAGCCCGAACCCGGTCGGCGAGGTGCACACGGTCGCGCAGGTACAGGAGCACACCTATGACCCGGGCGAGGGCGCGAACGGCCCCTTCCACCCGATCTCCTGGTGCCGGGACTACGACGGCGGCCGCTCCTTCTACACCGGGATGGGCGGCACCGCCGACAGCTACGCCGAGGACAGGTTCCGTAGCCACCTGCTCGGCGCCATCCGGTGGACCACCGGCATGGTGCGCGGCGACTGCCAGGCGACCATCGGCTCGAACTACGAGATCGAGCGGCTCACCGCGGAGAACAAGGACGGCCAGCTCGACCAGATCGGCGAGCCGCACGGGCTGACGATCGCTGAGGACGGCACGGTGTTCTACATCGGCAAGGCCGCCTGCCCCTCCGGGCCGATCCCCAGCTGGGACGACCAGGATGTCGGCCTCGGCTGCGGCACCATCCACCAGTGGGATCCGGAGAGCAAGCAGGTCACGCCGCTGACCACGCTCGAGGTGATGGGCAACCGCGGCAGCGGCGACGAACTGGTCAAGAACGAGGAGGGCCTGGTCGGCATCACCCTGGACCCGGACTTCGCCGAGAACGGCTGGATCTACGTCTACTGGATGCCGCACGCCTCCATCGACAGGGAGAACCGGATCGGCAAGCGCACCGTCTCCCGGTTCACCTACGATCCCGAGGCCCGGTCCATCGACAAAGGCACCCGCAAGGACCTGCTGCAATGGGACGCCCAGATCCACAGCTGCTGCCACGCGGGCGGCGGCATGGCCTTCGACAACGAGGGCAACCTCTACATCGGATCGGGTGACAACAACTCCTCCCGGGGCTCGGAGGGCTACTCGGGCAACAACTGGACCAAGGACTACAAGGGTGTCTCCTTCCAGGACGCCCGCCGCACCTCGGGCAACACCAACAACCTGAACGGCAAGATCCTGCGGATCCACCCCGAGGACGACGGTTCCTACACCGTGCCCGATGACAACCTGTTCCCCGAGGCCGAGGATCCAGGGGACAAGACCCGCCCGGAGATCTACGTGATGGGCGTGCGCAACATCTCCCGGCTCCATTACGACAAGAAGAACGACTGGCTGACCGCGGCCTGGGTCGGGCCGGACGCGTTCTCGCCGAGCCCCGAGCTCGGGCCCGCCAAGTACGAGACGGCCACCATCATCACCTCGGCGGGAAACCAGGGCTGGCCGTACTGCATGGGTAACCGGCAGCCCTACCGCGACCGCAGCAACACCGACGCCAGCGTGCTGACCGGCTGGTACGACTGCGACAACCTGAAGAACACCTCGCCGCGCAACACCGGCCTGGTGGATATCCCGCCTGCCAGGGACAACATGATCTGGTACTCCCCCGGCGGCGGTGGTCCGGTGTTCCCGGACCGCGGCGACGGCAGCGGCGTGCCCACCTATGACGAGGAGGACGTCAGCTACACCCAGCCCTACCTCAAGGGCGGCGGGCAGGCCGTGATGGACGGCCCCACGTACCATCGCTCGCGGGTGAACGTGGACAGCGGTGTGGCATGGCCGGAGTACTGGGACAACAAGTGGTTCATCGGTGACCAGTCCAGCTCCAACAACCGGGTCGCCGTGACGGTGAACCCGGAAGGGGTGCCGCAGCAGCAGCCACCCGCCTTCGCCGAGAGCCTGCGGCAGATCGTCCGGGCCGGAGGCGGTGACAACGAGCTGCAGAGCTGGATGGACGCCAAGTTCGGGCCGGACGGTGCGCTGTACCTGCTGGACTACGCGGGCGGCTTCTTCAGCCTGCACGACAACCAGAAGCTGATCCGGGTCACCTACCAGGGCGGACCGGCCACCCCGGCGCCGTCGGCCTCCGCCACCGCCGTGCAGAACAAGCCGCTGACCATGGCGTTCGACGGCGCCCGTTCCGGCGGCGTGTCCTACCAGTGGGACTTCGGCGACGGCGGCACCTCCACCGCGGCCAACCCGCGGCACACCTATGCCGAAGTGGGCACCTACACCGCGACACTGACGGTGACCTACGCCGACGGTGAGCAGGCGAGGACCACGACCGAGGTGACGGTGGACTGCGCGGTGCCGGACTCCACACGCTACGTGCACTTCCGGGACGCCGACACCGCGGTTCGCAACCACCAGGCCGCGGGGGCCTGCACGGTGGACGATCTGATCGACGACGAGAGCACCTGGCCGGACCACCGGTCCTTCGTGCGGCACGTCAGGTCCGTGACCGGGGAACTGAAGCGGGACGGTGTGCTCACCAAGCAGGAGCGCTCGACCCTGGTCACGGCCGCGCGGCAGTCCGACATCGGCAAGGAGGGCAACTCCGGGTACAAGGCCATCTTCGACGGGACCGCACGGTCCCTGGACGGGTGGCAGCAGGCCCCGGGCGGAGACTTCGAGCTGCGACCGGACGGCTCCATCCGCAGCTCCGGAGGGCT from Amycolatopsis cihanbeyliensis includes these protein-coding regions:
- a CDS encoding multicopper oxidase domain-containing protein — encoded protein: MTDHHAQEGLSGRNFSRRTMLTAAAMGAVAPVVAPAVVAGAAPAASAKARDDSSGGTLRRITMYAEELPGGLIGYGLAPGGATVPGPILEIWEGDTLEIELINNTDRQLSIHPHGVDYSVDSDGSPLNDSFNRPGERRFYTWRTRAPFQAKGGTWMPGSAGYWHYHDHAMGTPHGTEGLRKGLYGALIVRRQGDVLPDRQHTVVFNDMSINNKIAPNAPMFEARLGERVEFIAIGHGDQFHTFHIHAHRWVDNRTGMLTGPDDPTPSIDNKDLNPGCSFGFQLIAGEGVGPGAWMYHCHVQFHSDQGMAGIFLVRNEDGSMPPGAQEAIDRHHGHGTDH
- a CDS encoding ThuA domain-containing protein → MARRGLFRPPRRTAARPAPWRRALVLATSATLALGLSTTPASGQPDTPGNPAQGDAAATGVNVLVFHGTAAEQSDPVEEATDAVRELGAANGFTVDESTDPTDFTRQNLRKYRGVVFLSAHETALDTAQESALRRYIQGGGGFLGVRDAARAQERSEWFTGLIGSRPVGNLPDPEEVAEIAASAENPPNEVASKLVDGDTDSKWLAFDAAATITLRLAEAAEVNSYALTSANDFAGRDPKNWTLQGSTDGQDWTDLDSRTDEDFPDRFQTKEYSLDNTEAYQRYRLNITANSGESATQLAELQLFSGDGQTEPPPEAQPQEATVSVVDRQHPANEDLPLTWNRTDKWLNWSPNPVGEVHTVAQVQEHTYDPGEGANGPFHPISWCRDYDGGRSFYTGMGGTADSYAEDRFRSHLLGAIRWTTGMVRGDCQATIGSNYEIERLTAENKDGQLDQIGEPHGLTIAEDGTVFYIGKAACPSGPIPSWDDQDVGLGCGTIHQWDPESKQVTPLTTLEVMGNRGSGDELVKNEEGLVGITLDPDFAENGWIYVYWMPHASIDRENRIGKRTVSRFTYDPEARSIDKGTRKDLLQWDAQIHSCCHAGGGMAFDNEGNLYIGSGDNNSSRGSEGYSGNNWTKDYKGVSFQDARRTSGNTNNLNGKILRIHPEDDGSYTVPDDNLFPEAEDPGDKTRPEIYVMGVRNISRLHYDKKNDWLTAAWVGPDAFSPSPELGPAKYETATIITSAGNQGWPYCMGNRQPYRDRSNTDASVLTGWYDCDNLKNTSPRNTGLVDIPPARDNMIWYSPGGGGPVFPDRGDGSGVPTYDEEDVSYTQPYLKGGGQAVMDGPTYHRSRVNVDSGVAWPEYWDNKWFIGDQSSSNNRVAVTVNPEGVPQQQPPAFAESLRQIVRAGGGDNELQSWMDAKFGPDGALYLLDYAGGFFSLHDNQKLIRVTYQGGPATPAPSASATAVQNKPLTMAFDGARSGGVSYQWDFGDGGTSTAANPRHTYAEVGTYTATLTVTYADGEQARTTTEVTVDCAVPDSTRYVHFRDADTAVRNHQAAGACTVDDLIDDESTWPDHRSFVRHVRSVTGELKRDGVLTKQERSTLVTAARQSDIGKEGNSGYKAIFDGTARSLDGWQQAPGGDFELRPDGSIRSSGGLGMLWYSAEPFRDFSLKLQFKDIAPEDDHRANSGVFVRFPDPRTPLDRRPASSCGTRGSARDSQAWVGIYCGHEIQIYDGASGEPQKTGSVYNFDQVYYGRAGVTPKDQWNDYEIRVVGQHYTIIRNGVVINEFDNTPGKRSIRDSDPSTDLRQFVNGYVGLQNHGNSDLIEFRNIRVREL